Proteins from a genomic interval of Rubinisphaera italica:
- a CDS encoding DUF1559 domain-containing protein gives MKHGCQKSVRGFTLIELLVVIAIIAILVALLLPAVQQAREAARRSACKNNLKQLGLALHNYHDTHQMFPINWTVNHNHNENTQEGFSWMAYILPFVEQSALYDTINFDVDLANAANSAAAQVAISTYLCPSDPLNQKGRLTNRANAPSSGTAYGVNNYKTVSGSNWQWGDHTAVSCVSCKRNANIIQGLDSPNGFIGRRTGYYASSPPTLMKDVTDGTSNTLAIGEALPGACSHSWWWNSNAVTGSTGVPLNYYYPPGK, from the coding sequence ATGAAACATGGGTGCCAAAAGTCCGTGCGCGGATTTACATTAATAGAACTGCTCGTGGTCATCGCGATCATCGCCATATTGGTCGCTTTACTTTTACCAGCCGTCCAGCAGGCTCGGGAAGCGGCTCGTCGCAGTGCCTGTAAAAATAACCTGAAGCAACTCGGGTTGGCTCTGCATAACTATCACGACACCCACCAGATGTTTCCCATTAACTGGACAGTGAATCACAATCACAATGAAAACACCCAGGAAGGCTTTTCCTGGATGGCTTACATCCTGCCTTTCGTTGAGCAATCCGCTCTCTACGACACAATCAACTTCGATGTCGATCTGGCCAATGCGGCTAATAGTGCTGCTGCTCAGGTGGCAATTTCAACCTATTTATGTCCTTCGGATCCTCTGAATCAGAAAGGCCGTTTAACTAACCGAGCGAATGCACCCAGTAGTGGAACTGCTTATGGAGTTAACAATTACAAGACTGTCTCAGGCAGCAACTGGCAATGGGGAGATCATACTGCTGTTTCATGTGTTTCCTGCAAAAGGAATGCAAATATTATTCAAGGACTCGATTCGCCGAACGGATTTATTGGCCGGCGAACCGGATATTATGCATCGTCTCCCCCAACACTGATGAAAGATGTGACGGATGGAACCAGTAACACTCTTGCAATTGGTGAAGCACTTCCAGGAGCCTGCAGTCATAGTTGGTGGTGGAATTCGAATGCGGTGACAGGGAGTACTGGCGTCCCATTAAATTACTACTATCCGCCAGGAAAGTAG
- a CDS encoding H-X9-DG-CTERM domain-containing protein, whose translation MDLWQYNYNFASEHKGGGQFALVDGSVKFVSENIDTNLYRALGTISGSESTGEF comes from the coding sequence ATAGATCTATGGCAATACAATTACAACTTTGCCAGTGAGCATAAAGGGGGCGGTCAGTTTGCACTGGTCGATGGCTCGGTCAAATTTGTTAGCGAAAACATCGATACAAATCTCTATCGTGCGCTGGGGACTATCTCAGGATCGGAGTCGACTGGAGAGTTTTAA
- a CDS encoding carboxypeptidase-like regulatory domain-containing protein yields the protein MIFLLGCGGASKLDTVPVTGMVTYNGEPIADASVTFYPEKGRAASGMTDQDGIYTLTTYESGDGAVAGKHKVSISKQEAPPGNSTEELENIKAEIPQKYNNAETSGLTADVVAGQDAPIDFNLAE from the coding sequence ATGATATTTCTACTTGGATGCGGCGGGGCTTCCAAACTCGACACAGTACCAGTCACCGGCATGGTGACATACAACGGTGAGCCGATTGCTGATGCCAGCGTTACGTTCTATCCAGAGAAAGGTCGGGCTGCTTCTGGAATGACTGACCAGGATGGCATCTATACTCTCACAACATATGAATCTGGCGATGGTGCGGTCGCAGGTAAGCATAAAGTTTCGATTTCAAAACAGGAGGCTCCTCCGGGAAACAGCACCGAAGAACTCGAAAATATCAAAGCGGAAATCCCTCAGAAATATAATAACGCGGAGACATCAGGACTGACGGCTGACGTGGTCGCTGGTCAGGATGCTCCCATCGATTTCAATTTAGCTGAGTAA
- a CDS encoding DUF1559 domain-containing protein, giving the protein MHAKQKFRIRDGFTLIELLVVIAIIAILVALLLPAVQQAREAARRSSCKNNLKQIGLALHNYHDVFSTLPMGNSSRNGWGISWMPALLPFVEQSALYDKFDFSLPNVGYSTQCTNLGTDGRTLINTFLCPSSPLPTRVTSTCANSMRASYVGISGAADDAIITPAQAKVIGANHNQCCGPAGFSDTGIKSTGGMLVGPDGGGSTGEGRVTAGGRSRRFAEAVDGTSNVIVVAECSDFAFNSAGSPISIDGSHPHGWMMGTYHDANRRREFNLTTIRYAPNTRTYPLPGVESNHGANNPLMSAHKGGVQVVLLDGHVAFISENIDLVTLKRLALRDDRQPVGEY; this is encoded by the coding sequence ATGCATGCGAAACAAAAATTCCGAATCCGGGATGGCTTCACGTTGATCGAGCTGCTCGTGGTCATCGCAATCATTGCCATACTGGTGGCTTTACTGCTCCCAGCCGTCCAGCAGGCCCGCGAAGCCGCCCGGCGAAGTTCGTGTAAAAATAATCTCAAGCAGATTGGGCTGGCACTGCATAATTATCATGATGTGTTTTCGACACTCCCCATGGGAAACAGCAGTCGAAATGGCTGGGGTATTTCCTGGATGCCAGCATTGCTCCCATTTGTCGAGCAGTCGGCCCTTTACGATAAGTTTGACTTCAGTCTTCCCAATGTTGGATATTCCACTCAGTGCACGAATTTGGGAACTGATGGCAGAACGCTGATCAACACATTTCTGTGTCCGAGCAGTCCCCTGCCAACTCGCGTGACATCAACCTGTGCAAATTCCATGAGAGCATCCTACGTAGGAATTTCAGGTGCTGCTGATGATGCGATTATTACTCCAGCACAGGCAAAAGTTATTGGAGCCAACCACAATCAATGTTGTGGCCCTGCTGGTTTTTCAGATACAGGAATCAAATCGACAGGTGGAATGCTGGTTGGTCCTGACGGAGGAGGTTCAACAGGTGAAGGGCGTGTTACAGCTGGAGGTCGCTCCCGTCGTTTTGCGGAAGCGGTAGACGGAACTTCCAATGTCATTGTCGTGGCAGAATGTTCCGACTTCGCATTCAATTCAGCGGGATCCCCAATCAGTATTGATGGGAGCCATCCTCATGGCTGGATGATGGGAACATATCATGATGCAAATCGTCGTCGAGAATTCAACTTGACGACTATCCGTTATGCTCCCAATACAAGAACGTACCCTTTACCCGGTGTGGAATCCAATCATGGAGCCAACAATCCTTTGATGTCTGCTCATAAAGGAGGAGTTCAGGTTGTCTTGCTCGATGGGCATGTCGCCTTCATCAGTGAGAATATCGATCTGGTCACCTTAAAGCGGCTGGCATTACGAGATGATCGTCAACCGGTTGGGGAATATTAA
- a CDS encoding carboxypeptidase-like regulatory domain-containing protein produces MLQRQSFGYWSMGLVCLIFVGCSGGDSREYGSLSGIVTLNGKPAPAGTMVTMINPENGAATSAQVRADGAYNFPRAQVGKYNVGFVPQGKETVAETDPDKLNEMINAGTYKEPDAETIIPEKFKTPESSGLTVSVNLGDNSHDFNL; encoded by the coding sequence ATGTTACAGCGTCAATCGTTCGGTTACTGGTCCATGGGACTGGTTTGTCTCATTTTCGTCGGTTGCTCTGGTGGGGACAGTCGTGAGTACGGTTCCTTAAGTGGAATAGTTACTTTAAATGGCAAGCCCGCTCCAGCAGGAACCATGGTGACGATGATAAATCCAGAGAATGGAGCAGCGACCTCAGCTCAGGTTCGAGCCGATGGTGCGTATAATTTCCCGCGAGCTCAAGTCGGCAAGTATAATGTTGGATTTGTTCCTCAAGGAAAAGAGACTGTTGCCGAAACGGATCCTGACAAGCTCAATGAGATGATTAACGCAGGCACTTATAAGGAGCCTGATGCAGAGACCATCATTCCGGAAAAGTTTAAAACCCCGGAATCAAGTGGGTTAACCGTTTCCGTCAATCTGGGAGACAATTCTCACGATTTTAATCTTTAA